A region of Maribacter algicola DNA encodes the following proteins:
- the rpsU gene encoding 30S ribosomal protein S21, giving the protein MLKIEVKEGESIERALKRYKRKYRKTKVLDQIKENKHYKKQSTERREALQKAEYRQQYILENEDQ; this is encoded by the coding sequence ATGTTAAAAATAGAAGTAAAAGAAGGAGAATCCATTGAGAGAGCCTTAAAACGTTACAAAAGAAAATACAGAAAAACAAAGGTGCTGGACCAAATAAAAGAGAATAAACATTACAAAAAACAATCCACTGAAAGGAGAGAGGCCCTTCAAAAGGCGGAATATAGGCAACAATATATTTTAGAGAACGAAGACCAATAA
- the proC gene encoding pyrroline-5-carboxylate reductase — translation MKILVIGAGNMGLTYAEGMSKSKLLKRRNIMVLDTSEEKLEALRKEAKFDTFKELADCVPQADIIFIAVKPYHAEGLMMKMEPLVNKGQIVISIMAGVTIKTIKVLTGLSKVVRAMPNLPAQIGKGLTSFVASEEVSRIELLTIESLLDTTGKSILVSDENFIDASTGISGSGPAYVFYFMQSMMEAALKMGFSKNVSKVLVSQTFTGAIELFNQNDLSPNSWMDKVASKGGTTRAALDSMDNNKVGELIKEAAFAAFERAIELGKEKSYV, via the coding sequence ATGAAGATTTTAGTTATCGGAGCAGGAAACATGGGACTCACCTACGCGGAAGGAATGTCCAAATCCAAACTATTGAAAAGAAGAAACATTATGGTGTTGGATACCTCCGAAGAAAAATTAGAAGCGCTTAGGAAAGAGGCCAAATTTGATACTTTTAAGGAATTGGCAGATTGTGTTCCACAGGCAGATATTATTTTTATTGCCGTTAAGCCATATCATGCAGAGGGCTTGATGATGAAAATGGAACCTCTCGTAAACAAAGGGCAGATTGTAATTTCCATTATGGCAGGCGTAACCATAAAAACGATTAAGGTCCTTACCGGCCTAAGTAAAGTTGTAAGGGCCATGCCAAACCTTCCAGCCCAAATAGGCAAAGGCCTAACCTCTTTTGTAGCATCGGAAGAAGTATCCAGAATAGAACTTTTAACCATTGAAAGTTTATTGGATACCACAGGCAAGTCCATTTTGGTAAGCGACGAAAATTTTATCGATGCTTCTACAGGTATTTCCGGAAGCGGTCCGGCCTATGTGTTTTATTTTATGCAAAGTATGATGGAGGCGGCCCTAAAAATGGGCTTTTCCAAAAATGTCTCCAAAGTGCTCGTAAGCCAGACCTTTACAGGTGCCATTGAACTTTTCAATCAGAACGACCTTTCACCCAATTCTTGGATGGACAAGGTAGCCAGCAAAGGAGGTACTACCCGTGCAGCTTTGGATAGTATGGATAATAACAAGGTAGGTGAACTAATTAAGGAAGCTGCCTTTGCAGCATTTGAACGTGCCATTGAACTTGGAAAAGAGAAATCGTATGTATAA
- the proB gene encoding glutamate 5-kinase, protein MYKEKIVVKVGTNVMTNKDNRIVRPVLRNLVEQIAKLYERDIITVLVSSGSVIAGKEVLGKSNIEDRTQRRQVYSAIGQPRMMRLYYNIFHDYGMKCAQVLPTKRDFSPGVHRQNMVNCCEGLLSEGVIPIANEDDAVSVTMSMFSDNDELASLIAQLLNADKLIILTDIDGLYTGDPNEENSDLVQHVKPEENLDKYITDNNKKEEEGRGGMGSKLDYAQQAAAKGIPTYIANGKKKNTIIDIIEGKNVGTMVTLEEELVK, encoded by the coding sequence ATGTATAAAGAAAAAATAGTGGTGAAAGTTGGTACCAATGTAATGACCAACAAAGACAATAGAATTGTTAGACCTGTATTACGAAACCTAGTAGAGCAAATCGCAAAATTGTACGAAAGGGATATTATTACCGTATTGGTTTCTTCCGGATCAGTCATCGCTGGTAAAGAGGTTTTGGGAAAATCCAACATCGAGGATAGGACCCAAAGACGCCAAGTATATTCTGCCATTGGACAACCCAGAATGATGCGCCTTTATTACAATATTTTCCATGATTACGGAATGAAATGTGCCCAGGTACTTCCCACCAAAAGGGATTTCAGTCCTGGCGTACATAGACAAAATATGGTCAACTGTTGTGAAGGCCTATTGTCTGAAGGTGTTATTCCCATTGCCAATGAGGATGACGCTGTATCTGTAACTATGAGCATGTTTTCCGATAATGATGAATTGGCAAGCTTAATTGCTCAGCTTTTGAATGCGGACAAGCTCATTATCCTGACCGATATCGATGGACTTTACACAGGTGACCCCAACGAAGAGAATAGTGATTTGGTCCAACATGTAAAACCTGAGGAAAATTTGGACAAGTATATCACGGACAATAATAAAAAAGAGGAGGAAGGCCGAGGAGGCATGGGTTCCAAACTGGATTACGCACAGCAGGCGGCAGCCAAGGGTATACCTACCTATATTGCCAACGGTAAAAAGAAGAATACCATCATCGACATCATTGAAGGTAAAAATGTAGGGACAATGGTAACCTTGGAAGAAGAATTAGTAAAATAG